In one window of Pseudoalteromonas sp. N1230-9 DNA:
- a CDS encoding amino acid deaminase encodes MKKLSVANLETVSRANKGLGNVQQLHKSGWNIAQQDVSLPCLCLYESRLLNNISWMADFTNQSHVLFAPHGKTTMTPAIFKKQLAAGAYAITVATTAQAVAAVTSGAERVLMANQLVGRANYQQLDDLLSSNEIVFYCLVDNLDNVRMLGEYFANTQHTIHVLIELGVADGRCGVVNSQLLAELIAEIAKFDSLALAGIEVYEGVLGDPLAVSQFLEYAVATCKQLIADNAFDTKQVMITAGGSAYYDLVCEAFHPDNLTENMIAVLRPGCYVTHDQGIYEQAQQQILARNELACSLGSELTSCLEIWAYVQSMPEAGRAIIGFGKRDAAFDAGFPIPTLHVDQQGQISAANSNWKIEKMMDQHAMMKVPNDTTLRVGDMVAFATSHPCLTFDKWRYINVIDDNYNVVDVVETYF; translated from the coding sequence TGCCATGTTTGTGTCTGTATGAATCACGCCTATTGAATAACATTAGCTGGATGGCTGACTTTACCAACCAAAGCCATGTGTTATTTGCTCCGCATGGTAAAACAACCATGACACCTGCCATCTTTAAAAAACAATTAGCGGCTGGAGCATATGCAATTACTGTGGCAACCACAGCTCAAGCTGTGGCAGCAGTAACGAGTGGCGCTGAGCGAGTTTTGATGGCTAATCAATTGGTTGGTCGGGCAAACTATCAACAGCTTGATGACTTACTCAGTAGCAATGAAATTGTATTTTATTGCTTGGTCGATAACCTTGATAACGTACGTATGCTTGGTGAGTATTTTGCTAATACTCAGCACACTATTCATGTACTGATTGAGCTTGGTGTTGCTGATGGCCGCTGTGGTGTGGTTAACAGTCAGTTATTGGCAGAGTTGATCGCAGAAATAGCAAAATTCGATTCATTAGCTCTAGCGGGTATAGAGGTTTATGAAGGTGTGCTGGGCGATCCCCTTGCCGTGAGTCAATTTCTTGAGTATGCGGTTGCGACCTGCAAACAGCTTATTGCCGATAATGCGTTTGATACTAAGCAAGTGATGATCACCGCTGGTGGGTCGGCATACTACGATTTAGTGTGTGAGGCATTTCATCCTGATAATTTAACCGAGAATATGATAGCCGTGTTGCGACCTGGTTGTTACGTCACTCACGATCAGGGAATTTATGAGCAAGCCCAACAGCAAATTTTAGCGCGCAATGAATTGGCATGCTCTTTAGGAAGTGAGCTGACATCTTGCTTAGAAATTTGGGCATATGTGCAGTCAATGCCAGAGGCGGGAAGGGCTATAATCGGCTTTGGTAAACGAGATGCAGCGTTTGATGCAGGGTTTCCAATCCCAACACTACATGTTGATCAGCAAGGGCAGATAAGCGCGGCAAATAGCAATTGGAAAATAGAAAAAATGATGGACCAGCATGCCATGATGAAAGTACCAAATGATACCACACTTCGGGTTGGTGACATGGTAGCCTTTGCTACCTCTCATCCGTGCTTAACATTCGATAAGTGGCGCTACATCAACGTAATAGATGATAACTACAATGTGGTTGATGTCGTCGAGACTTATTTTTAG
- a CDS encoding MurR/RpiR family transcriptional regulator: MDIVSRIKERLGHLRQSEQAVAQLILADLQFAASASISDLADKANVSHASITRLAKALGCNNVRDMKLQLAQSLAVGERFITENNTQREDIPAIYQAIHDILDVNAGLINQTDVEQAAHYIANSRHSLIFGVGGGSSVVAQECHNRLFRLDILSNAYSDPVMMRMTAASVDVSDVVVVLSLTGYTKDLIDAANIAKDYGAKVIAICPESELANTATIHLPIKTNESDYIFTPSTARYAMLAAVDVLASEVAILTQKKSREKLRRIKHELDEYRQGPDRAPLGD; encoded by the coding sequence TTGGATATAGTTTCAAGAATAAAAGAGCGCTTGGGTCATCTACGCCAATCAGAACAAGCTGTTGCTCAGTTAATTTTAGCTGATTTGCAATTTGCAGCCTCGGCAAGCATTAGTGATTTGGCTGACAAAGCAAACGTGAGTCATGCATCAATTACACGGCTAGCGAAAGCGCTCGGTTGTAATAATGTCCGTGATATGAAGTTGCAGTTAGCGCAATCTTTAGCGGTTGGTGAGCGTTTTATCACTGAAAATAACACTCAGCGTGAAGATATACCGGCAATTTATCAGGCCATTCATGACATTTTGGATGTCAATGCAGGGCTAATTAATCAAACTGATGTAGAGCAAGCTGCTCATTACATTGCAAATAGTCGCCATAGTTTAATTTTTGGTGTGGGTGGAGGAAGCTCAGTGGTTGCGCAAGAGTGCCACAACCGATTATTCAGACTTGATATTTTAAGCAATGCTTACAGTGACCCTGTAATGATGCGCATGACTGCAGCAAGTGTCGATGTGAGTGATGTTGTGGTGGTTTTATCACTAACAGGCTATACCAAAGACTTAATTGATGCAGCGAATATCGCGAAAGATTATGGGGCAAAAGTGATTGCGATTTGCCCAGAGAGTGAACTTGCTAACACTGCCACTATTCATTTACCAATAAAAACAAATGAATCTGACTATATTTTCACACCAAGTACAGCGCGTTATGCCATGTTAGCCGCAGTCGATGTGCTAGCAAGTGAAGTGGCAATTTTAACGCAGAAAAAATCACGCGAAAAACTACGTCGGATTAAACACGAGTTAGATGAATATCGCCAAGGACCTGATCGCGCCCCATTAGGAGATTAA
- a CDS encoding N-acyl-D-amino-acid deacylase family protein, producing the protein MHSKDSQPVDTLILGAKVFDGQGNEASVTDVAISDDRIMAIGKLNELPAKQVIDAKGLCLAPGFIDVHTHDDLEVLRNPNMAAKISQGVTTVITGNCGISAAPAVVSEAAPDPMNLLGALSEFKFATMAEYIHALQARPANVNVAALVGHTTLRNNVMDDLLRGANDAEIKHMCKELDAALAAGAIGLSTGLAYKNANQAPSDEVQAFGPVLKAHDAIYTTHLRTEFDAVIEAMDEAFAMEQAFDIKVIISHLKCAGKNNWGRAPELINRFSRQGSHSRCSCDAYPYAASSSTLDLKQVTSDFEIFITWSDPHPEMAERSLQDIADTWQLSLLESAKKLQPAGAVYHGLDEQDVAMILAFEKTMIGSDGLPCDPHPHPRLWGSFPRVLGKYARDEGIFSLTTAIHKMTGLSARNYGLTDRGEISVGKFADLVLFDSDAICDNATFIDSELPASGIHRVWTNGQPTFIDDQVVPAYSGKFLTSTGE; encoded by the coding sequence ATGCACAGCAAAGACTCACAGCCTGTGGATACATTGATTCTAGGGGCGAAGGTATTTGATGGCCAAGGTAATGAAGCCTCAGTCACTGATGTAGCGATAAGCGATGATCGCATTATGGCAATTGGTAAGCTCAACGAATTGCCTGCTAAACAAGTTATAGATGCAAAAGGGTTATGTTTAGCGCCTGGTTTTATTGATGTACATACCCATGATGACTTGGAAGTACTGCGTAATCCTAATATGGCAGCGAAGATCAGCCAAGGTGTCACAACGGTCATTACTGGAAATTGTGGGATCAGTGCAGCCCCTGCTGTGGTAAGTGAAGCAGCCCCAGATCCGATGAATTTATTGGGGGCACTCAGTGAATTTAAATTTGCCACCATGGCTGAGTATATTCACGCTTTGCAAGCAAGACCTGCAAATGTGAATGTAGCGGCTTTAGTGGGCCATACCACATTGCGTAATAATGTCATGGATGATCTTTTGCGAGGTGCAAATGACGCAGAGATTAAGCATATGTGTAAAGAGCTTGATGCTGCTCTTGCAGCTGGCGCGATTGGCTTGAGTACGGGGCTTGCTTATAAAAATGCGAATCAGGCCCCCAGTGATGAAGTTCAAGCCTTTGGCCCTGTTTTAAAAGCCCATGACGCTATCTATACAACTCATTTGCGTACTGAGTTTGACGCTGTCATCGAGGCGATGGATGAAGCGTTTGCGATGGAGCAAGCTTTTGATATAAAAGTTATTATTTCACATTTGAAATGCGCTGGTAAAAATAACTGGGGACGTGCGCCAGAGCTGATTAATCGGTTTTCAAGACAAGGTTCGCATTCTCGTTGCAGTTGCGATGCTTATCCTTATGCAGCCAGTTCAAGCACTTTGGACTTAAAACAAGTGACCAGCGACTTCGAAATTTTTATAACGTGGTCAGATCCTCATCCCGAAATGGCGGAGCGTTCGCTGCAAGATATTGCAGATACATGGCAGTTGTCGTTACTTGAAAGTGCTAAGAAGCTGCAACCGGCTGGTGCTGTTTATCATGGGCTTGATGAGCAAGATGTGGCAATGATTCTAGCCTTTGAAAAAACCATGATTGGCTCCGATGGTCTGCCGTGTGATCCTCATCCGCATCCTCGTTTGTGGGGATCGTTTCCTCGTGTATTAGGTAAGTACGCACGTGATGAGGGCATTTTCTCACTCACAACAGCAATACATAAGATGACAGGACTCAGCGCTCGTAATTACGGTTTAACTGACCGTGGTGAGATTAGCGTAGGAAAGTTTGCTGATTTGGTGCTTTTTGACAGCGATGCCATTTGCGATAACGCCACATTTATTGACTCTGAATTACCAGCATCAGGTATTCACAGAGTGTGGACCAATGGTCAACCAACCTTTATTGATGACCAAGTAGTGCCTGCATATTCGGGCAAGTTTTTAACTTCAACTGGAGAGTAA
- a CDS encoding RidA family protein has product MIKRIGTEGGTGTGGQHLPFARAIEAGGWLMVSGQTPMKDGEVVEGGIIDQSRLAIQNCIDIMDEAGYGLEHVAHVKVILTDARYFQSFNKVFKEFFGEHPPARICAVADLVVDCKVEVDVTCYKAP; this is encoded by the coding sequence ATGATTAAACGTATAGGAACAGAAGGCGGTACAGGCACCGGTGGGCAGCATTTACCTTTTGCACGAGCCATTGAAGCTGGCGGCTGGTTGATGGTGTCTGGGCAAACGCCAATGAAAGACGGTGAAGTGGTTGAAGGTGGCATTATCGATCAGTCTCGTTTAGCTATTCAAAACTGCATCGATATTATGGATGAAGCGGGTTATGGCCTTGAACATGTTGCGCATGTCAAAGTGATTTTAACGGATGCGCGTTACTTTCAATCATTTAATAAGGTGTTCAAAGAGTTTTTTGGTGAGCACCCGCCTGCTCGAATTTGTGCCGTTGCAGACCTTGTTGTTGACTGCAAAGTTGAAGTCGATGTGACGTGTTATAAAGCCCCATAA
- a CDS encoding sodium:solute symporter family protein — MKWQLLMAFLGYLIFMIWFGWWVSRNSKTGDDFLLGGRNLPFILTLGTTVATMVGTGSSMGAVGFAYNNGWAGMIYGLGGACGILLLAKLFAPVRKHEFMTMSEEVSFYVGADPLVKNTIAIFIFVASIGWLGAHILGGGMYLAWLTGLSPLSAKLFIALGFSIYVVIGGYVAVVWTDSIQALVLFIGFFLMAGVALYQADGLMVINEAQPVLNQSFLSLDKIGVVHGISLFFAVLVGVLVAPSFRQRIYSGKHVSSIRQSFYLSGALYLLFAIVPAIIGMAAYKLNPTLENSAFSFPYMAFELLPFGLAALVIIAGLSATISSASSDAIAAVSVLIRDIYMLVFKRMPHASEVVLLSRIGLVLTIGTALLLALLTNDVIGYITNMIATLMSGLCVCVLLGHFWPRFNWQGAMTALLVSFIVSMAVILTPHWQAYWSNPIIPATSASMLLCIIVTLLTPKQRCSSEQALAILNKQREAMHHD, encoded by the coding sequence ATGAAGTGGCAATTACTAATGGCCTTTTTAGGCTACCTGATTTTTATGATCTGGTTTGGCTGGTGGGTAAGTCGGAATAGCAAAACCGGTGATGACTTTTTACTAGGCGGACGAAACCTTCCTTTTATTTTAACCTTGGGTACAACCGTTGCGACTATGGTTGGTACGGGCTCCTCAATGGGGGCAGTTGGCTTTGCTTATAACAATGGCTGGGCGGGGATGATTTATGGGCTTGGTGGAGCATGCGGCATATTGCTGCTAGCAAAGCTATTTGCACCTGTCAGAAAGCATGAATTTATGACTATGAGCGAAGAGGTTTCTTTTTATGTAGGGGCTGATCCGCTTGTTAAGAATACTATCGCTATATTCATTTTTGTAGCCAGTATTGGCTGGCTTGGCGCCCATATTCTAGGTGGCGGAATGTATTTGGCTTGGTTAACGGGGTTATCACCACTGAGTGCTAAATTGTTCATTGCTCTTGGTTTTAGTATTTATGTGGTAATAGGTGGCTATGTTGCCGTTGTGTGGACAGACTCTATTCAAGCTCTAGTATTGTTTATTGGGTTTTTCTTGATGGCGGGTGTTGCGCTCTATCAAGCGGATGGTTTGATGGTGATCAACGAAGCACAACCTGTACTGAATCAAAGCTTTTTATCACTCGATAAAATAGGTGTTGTACATGGTATTTCGTTGTTTTTTGCAGTCTTGGTTGGCGTACTTGTTGCACCTTCATTTCGCCAACGAATATATTCTGGCAAGCATGTTAGCAGTATTCGTCAGTCATTTTATTTATCTGGCGCTTTATATCTGCTGTTTGCAATTGTACCTGCCATAATAGGTATGGCTGCATACAAACTCAACCCAACCCTTGAAAACAGTGCCTTTTCATTTCCTTATATGGCCTTTGAGCTTCTTCCTTTTGGCTTGGCGGCGTTGGTAATAATTGCTGGGCTCTCAGCCACTATTTCAAGTGCCAGTTCCGATGCCATTGCGGCGGTAAGCGTATTGATTCGTGATATCTATATGCTGGTATTTAAACGGATGCCACATGCCAGTGAGGTCGTTTTGCTATCACGCATAGGTTTAGTGCTAACAATTGGCACGGCGTTACTTTTGGCGTTACTTACTAACGATGTTATTGGTTACATCACCAATATGATTGCGACATTGATGTCGGGGTTGTGTGTTTGTGTGCTGCTTGGGCATTTTTGGCCCCGATTTAATTGGCAGGGCGCGATGACGGCATTATTAGTGTCATTTATTGTGTCAATGGCGGTAATTTTAACGCCACATTGGCAAGCCTATTGGAGTAACCCCATCATTCCAGCAACCTCTGCATCAATGCTACTTTGTATTATTGTTACCTTACTCACCCCAAAACAACGCTGCAGTAGCGAACAAGCATTAGCAATTTTAAATAAGCAAAGAGAGGCGATGCATCATGATTAA
- a CDS encoding sugar kinase gives MINVAFFGEAMQELGGDNRIRFGGDVYNTAVYFKRLQLKNTKVNFVTALGSDEVSDVARCLWQEQGLSLDYLQIAANKTLGSYGITTDTKGERYFSYERDDSAAKRYFYLDTQHRFVNALREGHISHCYFSAISLAILDTPSRQLLLDALHTFKTAGGKVIFDSNYRSVLWRSDDAVGYFKKAFQLADYLFVTDDDHYGVFGECTEQQLVAFYQQYSSDLVVIKQGLADTLVLEHGTLQRFPVTPVTLVIDTTSAGDAFSAGFLAAFLHTGSITYAVDIAQQLASQVIVAKGAIVATSIQLEHSEG, from the coding sequence ATGATTAATGTGGCCTTCTTTGGCGAAGCAATGCAAGAGCTTGGCGGTGATAACCGCATTCGATTTGGTGGCGATGTTTATAACACTGCGGTGTATTTTAAGCGCTTACAATTAAAAAATACGAAGGTAAATTTTGTAACGGCGCTGGGCAGTGATGAAGTAAGTGACGTTGCACGTTGCCTTTGGCAGGAGCAGGGCTTATCGCTTGACTACTTGCAAATAGCAGCGAATAAAACCCTTGGTAGCTACGGTATAACAACCGATACAAAAGGAGAGCGTTATTTTAGTTACGAACGTGATGACAGCGCTGCCAAGCGGTATTTTTATTTAGATACACAACACAGGTTCGTTAATGCCTTGCGCGAAGGACATATAAGCCATTGTTATTTTTCAGCGATTAGTCTAGCTATTTTAGATACACCTAGCCGACAGTTATTGTTAGATGCATTGCATACCTTTAAAACGGCAGGCGGCAAAGTGATTTTCGATAGTAATTATCGTTCTGTACTTTGGCGATCAGACGATGCTGTGGGTTACTTTAAAAAAGCATTCCAGCTTGCTGATTATTTGTTTGTTACCGATGATGATCATTATGGGGTGTTTGGTGAATGCACAGAGCAGCAGTTAGTCGCGTTTTATCAACAATATTCATCTGACCTTGTTGTAATAAAGCAAGGGCTGGCAGATACACTGGTGCTTGAGCATGGAACATTGCAGCGCTTTCCAGTGACGCCTGTAACACTGGTTATAGATACAACATCAGCTGGAGATGCTTTTAGTGCTGGCTTTTTAGCTGCATTTTTACACACTGGATCCATTACATACGCCGTAGATATTGCTCAGCAATTGGCGAGTCAAGTTATTGTTGCTAAAGGGGCGATAGTCGCAACCAGCATTCAATTAGAGCATAGTGAGGGTTAA
- a CDS encoding family 20 glycosylhydrolase: MLFILRVVFCSLWVLSVAHAKSLPLMPMPASITEHEGKFQLDQKNLTVYLAEKYRDPSEGLFEHSAFFQQFAKVNWAEENKAQLVIDVDNWLPAVPTLGVDESYQLSISSQGILLKSATQFGMLRGFSTLSQLVFSTKQPYLLSAIKIDDTPAYPWRGLLFDSVRHFLPIADVKRTLRGLALAKMNVFHWHLTDDQGWRIALKSYPKLHQHASDGLYYTQQQIKDVVSYAAQLGIRVVPEFDVPGHASSIVLAYPELGSGTTPTSIERHWGVFRPLLDPSNPKVYTFVEDVIKELTELFPDAYLHIGGDEVDARDWQENKKIQAFMAEHDLPDSHALHAYFNQRVAKILAKYNRKMIGWDEVLHPTLPKQTLVQSWRGHHSLAAIQKAGFDGLLSSGFYIDQPQWTNYHYRNHPEPVKRDPLTASNILSRAQFTLTRLKGSAVTGDISVFTTADSELAALVTITGKGAFITKNVKQRAAGFEVLIDTWMGPTMLVVATNKVSNLPAFVGNTPYDLQTTPDEKPSIQVLNQTLHDTLQVKKSGEVLGGEATIWAELVTTDTIDTRLWPRVYAIAERFWSPKSMTDERDMYRRLAIMDEFAIQHGSKHKAQFISRLENVLADNANQANINTLLTFSTFIEPAHYYTLHHLAYLRNEYHHDAPLDKLVDVLPVESLQLRAFNYQVEDFRQQCATELKETLQSQVSRWREFIIDQQKVIESIPEWQQAYKQIEVSFNTSDVQPIANNNGTIAHVIASLNHYKEASKHCESMKKSHF, translated from the coding sequence ATGTTATTTATTTTACGCGTTGTATTTTGTAGCCTTTGGGTACTAAGTGTTGCGCATGCTAAATCATTACCTTTAATGCCGATGCCTGCAAGTATCACAGAACATGAAGGCAAGTTTCAATTAGATCAAAAAAACTTAACTGTCTATTTAGCCGAGAAATACCGAGACCCTAGTGAAGGGTTATTTGAGCACTCTGCGTTTTTTCAGCAGTTTGCCAAGGTCAATTGGGCAGAAGAAAATAAAGCACAGCTGGTTATCGACGTTGATAACTGGTTACCCGCAGTCCCTACTTTAGGAGTGGATGAAAGCTACCAGTTGAGTATTAGTTCGCAAGGTATTTTACTCAAGAGCGCGACTCAGTTTGGTATGCTCCGAGGATTTAGTACTTTGTCGCAGTTAGTGTTTTCAACAAAGCAGCCTTACTTACTGAGTGCGATCAAAATTGATGATACGCCAGCATACCCGTGGCGAGGACTACTATTTGATAGCGTTAGACACTTTTTACCAATTGCAGATGTAAAGCGTACCCTTAGAGGGCTTGCTTTAGCAAAAATGAATGTATTTCATTGGCACCTCACAGATGATCAGGGCTGGCGTATAGCGCTTAAAAGTTACCCTAAGTTACATCAACACGCTTCGGATGGGCTTTATTACACACAGCAGCAGATTAAAGACGTGGTTAGCTATGCCGCACAGTTAGGTATTCGAGTGGTGCCGGAGTTTGATGTGCCAGGGCATGCGAGCAGTATTGTGCTTGCTTACCCTGAGCTCGGCAGTGGCACAACTCCTACGTCGATAGAGCGCCACTGGGGGGTATTTAGACCCTTATTAGACCCTAGTAATCCAAAAGTGTATACATTTGTAGAGGACGTGATAAAAGAGCTAACGGAGTTATTTCCCGACGCTTATTTACACATCGGTGGTGACGAAGTGGATGCGCGTGACTGGCAAGAAAATAAAAAAATACAAGCGTTTATGGCTGAGCACGACTTACCAGATAGTCACGCATTACATGCTTATTTTAATCAACGTGTTGCTAAAATCTTAGCTAAATATAATCGCAAAATGATTGGTTGGGATGAAGTACTACATCCAACACTACCTAAGCAAACATTAGTGCAGTCTTGGCGTGGTCATCATTCTCTTGCTGCCATTCAAAAGGCGGGCTTTGATGGTTTATTATCCAGTGGTTTTTACATCGATCAGCCACAATGGACAAATTACCATTATCGTAATCACCCTGAACCTGTAAAGCGTGACCCGTTAACCGCAAGCAACATTTTAAGCCGCGCACAGTTCACTCTAACACGCCTTAAGGGCAGTGCTGTTACCGGCGACATAAGTGTATTTACAACTGCCGATTCAGAGCTTGCCGCTTTAGTTACTATAACAGGCAAAGGGGCGTTTATAACAAAAAATGTGAAACAACGAGCGGCAGGGTTCGAAGTATTAATTGATACATGGATGGGGCCTACGATGCTGGTTGTTGCGACTAACAAAGTGAGTAACTTACCAGCATTTGTTGGCAATACCCCGTATGACTTACAGACTACACCTGATGAGAAACCCAGCATTCAAGTGCTTAATCAAACATTACACGATACATTGCAGGTTAAAAAGTCTGGCGAGGTATTGGGCGGTGAGGCAACAATATGGGCGGAGCTAGTCACGACAGATACCATAGATACACGCCTTTGGCCACGCGTTTATGCTATTGCTGAGCGTTTTTGGTCACCCAAGAGTATGACCGATGAGCGAGATATGTATCGCCGTTTAGCGATTATGGATGAATTTGCTATACAACATGGTAGTAAACATAAGGCGCAATTTATTTCTCGTCTTGAAAACGTGTTAGCTGATAATGCCAATCAGGCTAATATCAATACACTACTAACATTTAGTACGTTTATTGAGCCTGCACATTATTATACTTTGCACCATTTAGCCTATTTGAGAAATGAATATCACCATGATGCGCCACTTGATAAGCTTGTAGATGTACTCCCTGTTGAAAGTTTGCAGCTACGTGCGTTTAATTATCAAGTTGAAGACTTTCGACAGCAATGCGCTACAGAGTTAAAAGAAACGTTGCAGTCACAAGTCAGCCGTTGGAGAGAATTTATAATCGACCAGCAAAAGGTTATTGAATCAATTCCTGAGTGGCAACAGGCTTACAAGCAAATAGAGGTATCTTTTAACACGAGTGATGTTCAACCTATTGCGAATAATAATGGCACTATTGCTCATGTTATCGCCTCATTGAATCATTACAAAGAAGCAAGCAAGCATTGCGAAAGTATGAAAAAGAGTCACTTTTGA
- a CDS encoding MarC family protein produces the protein MLDKVLHDFLVIWATIDPIGTMALFAALTAKLPAKKRRKTAFKTVGYAAIVLIGAIVIGQLLLSAMGISLLSFQVAGGIILFLFGLQMIFADDSSQGDIEPQHDISVFPLAIPATASPGAILAVILITDNHIYTIKEQVITALNMLGVLLITLVLLLLSGRILKLIGTGGASILTRIMGLILAALSVEFVMEALGVAKWIASN, from the coding sequence ATGTTAGATAAAGTATTGCATGATTTTTTAGTTATTTGGGCCACAATTGACCCAATAGGCACGATGGCACTGTTTGCTGCTCTAACGGCTAAATTACCTGCTAAAAAGCGGCGTAAAACAGCCTTTAAAACGGTGGGGTATGCTGCCATTGTGCTTATAGGAGCCATTGTTATTGGCCAATTACTATTGAGTGCAATGGGCATTAGCTTGTTATCATTTCAGGTTGCAGGTGGCATCATTTTATTTTTATTTGGCCTGCAAATGATATTTGCTGATGATTCTTCACAGGGCGATATTGAACCGCAACATGATATTTCCGTTTTTCCTTTAGCTATTCCTGCAACGGCTTCACCAGGAGCAATATTGGCAGTTATCTTAATAACGGATAACCATATATACACCATAAAAGAGCAAGTTATAACGGCGCTAAATATGTTAGGGGTGTTGTTAATAACGCTTGTATTGTTATTACTCAGTGGTCGCATTTTAAAATTAATAGGCACTGGCGGTGCGTCAATCTTAACACGTATTATGGGGTTGATTTTGGCCGCTTTGTCTGTTGAATTTGTTATGGAAGCATTGGGAGTAGCGAAGTGGATTGCAAGTAATTAA
- a CDS encoding DUF4382 domain-containing protein → MNFKTTLLSSAILFALVGCGSDNDDNDTPDPTPQTAQFTLGVSDAPVTGLKAVNVVFDSITLRSQGGEDFTFETREESDDTLPEMVNLLDYTGDDVFSLLDDEEVPAGDYQWIRADVINGDSNNLTMTSHVVYEDDSIAPLVVKRKGNDGVGEIQLDGFTLNQAGNDFVMEFDLKKSLVDPQNSDEIFLKPRGVRLENLAESEDIEGTVSDVLIANCETDNIDIALEDGSFGHAVYLYSSDVEVPMDNYEENEDETPADAPLATADVVFDSDDNQFEFELAFVQPGDYQLAYTCAAHIDDAEAQDEAFTLYQVKPITVTSGDDLEVSFTVSE, encoded by the coding sequence ATGAACTTCAAAACAACTTTATTAAGCAGCGCTATTTTATTTGCACTTGTAGGTTGTGGCTCAGATAACGACGATAACGACACGCCAGATCCAACACCTCAAACAGCTCAGTTCACACTAGGTGTATCGGATGCGCCTGTAACAGGTTTAAAAGCGGTTAACGTTGTCTTTGATTCAATCACACTGAGAAGCCAAGGCGGTGAAGATTTTACATTTGAGACTCGTGAAGAGAGTGATGACACACTACCAGAGATGGTTAACTTACTCGATTACACTGGCGATGATGTTTTCTCACTACTTGATGATGAAGAAGTACCCGCTGGCGACTATCAATGGATCCGTGCTGATGTAATCAATGGTGACAGCAATAACCTAACGATGACTTCACATGTTGTATATGAAGATGACAGCATTGCCCCACTGGTTGTAAAGCGCAAAGGCAACGATGGTGTAGGCGAAATCCAGCTAGATGGTTTTACACTTAACCAAGCTGGTAACGATTTTGTAATGGAATTTGATCTTAAAAAGTCATTGGTTGATCCACAAAATAGTGACGAGATTTTCTTAAAACCTCGTGGTGTACGCCTAGAAAACCTTGCTGAGTCTGAAGATATTGAAGGTACAGTAAGCGACGTATTAATCGCTAACTGCGAAACAGATAACATCGATATCGCTCTTGAAGATGGCTCGTTTGGTCATGCTGTTTACCTATACAGCAGCGACGTAGAAGTACCAATGGATAACTACGAAGAAAATGAAGATGAGACCCCTGCTGATGCCCCGCTTGCAACAGCTGATGTCGTATTCGATAGTGATGACAATCAATTTGAGTTTGAGCTTGCATTCGTACAACCTGGTGATTATCAATTAGCATACACATGTGCAGCACATATTGATGATGCAGAAGCGCAAGACGAGGCTTTCACTCTTTATCAGGTTAAACCTATAACAGTCACTTCTGGCGACGATTTAGAAGTTTCATTCACTGTATCTGAATAA